A genome region from Candidatus Dormiibacterota bacterium includes the following:
- a CDS encoding DUF4238 domain-containing protein, producing the protein MGEYRRQHLVSEIVLRRFTDAGHLLRFDLEAATFDDRTPNGSMWQARFISAAPQEAEELWQAVENRLREALAALDAGTLPNDPHHSRAIRDCMVMHLIRSRGIEWVAKKSTAGAISNVRSELLTDPKQRKWLEIKYLERHGIHAAGREALELIADELLEEARPALDDPKLFWDSVRTHFQTTVAIFATLSLEISTPKPGAGEFLIGNSPTVPLKTGSLMGGPWGGVPLDEATTVIMPLGSQFMASLSKQQAQHELDAEAVAYLNRVQVLNAFKEVCFRPGSGLETIVAGLLPGRPAKPVG; encoded by the coding sequence TTGGGCGAGTACCGACGTCAGCATCTAGTTTCTGAGATCGTTCTACGGCGGTTTACTGACGCCGGTCACCTGCTTCGGTTCGACCTTGAAGCGGCCACGTTTGATGATCGAACGCCCAACGGGTCAATGTGGCAGGCACGCTTCATTTCTGCGGCTCCCCAAGAGGCCGAGGAGTTGTGGCAGGCCGTAGAGAATCGACTCAGAGAGGCACTTGCAGCGCTCGACGCAGGGACGCTACCAAACGATCCGCATCACTCGCGCGCCATCAGGGACTGCATGGTTATGCACTTGATTCGGAGTCGAGGAATCGAATGGGTAGCCAAAAAATCTACCGCCGGTGCCATAAGTAACGTACGGTCGGAACTCCTGACCGACCCAAAGCAGCGGAAGTGGTTGGAGATCAAGTACCTTGAACGCCACGGCATACACGCTGCTGGCCGCGAGGCTCTTGAGCTAATCGCCGACGAACTGCTCGAAGAAGCTAGGCCAGCATTAGACGACCCGAAACTGTTCTGGGACAGTGTTAGAACGCACTTTCAGACTACGGTCGCTATCTTTGCGACGCTCTCGTTAGAAATATCAACTCCAAAGCCAGGTGCTGGAGAGTTCTTGATCGGGAACTCCCCGACAGTGCCACTCAAAACTGGAAGCCTCATGGGGGGGCCGTGGGGCGGCGTACCCCTCGACGAAGCAACCACGGTCATCATGCCGTTAGGTTCCCAATTCATGGCCTCGCTCTCTAAGCAGCAGGCGCAGCATGAGCTGGATGCTGAGGCGGTCGCATACTTGAACCGTGTTCAAGTATTGAACGCATTCAAGGAAGTCTGTTTCAGGCCGGGCAGCGGTCTCGAAACCATAGTTGCAGGACTCTTGCCCGGGCGGCCAGCGAAGCCGGTCGGCTGA
- a CDS encoding RNA polymerase sigma factor, which yields MGYALSLQADEPLRLRAVAGDEAAFESLLRPLLEPGLRLALSMLGDRRDAEDATQEALTRAWRKLHQLRPGMPVRPWFFAIVANQCRNVRRTPWFRLTSLVEVVARPTSREPEVEHIDLERAMQQLPLPDRGALFLHFYLDLPIEEVAATLGVSPAAAKSRIYRACRRLRPAVALEDLE from the coding sequence GTGGGGTACGCACTGAGCCTGCAGGCTGACGAACCGCTTCGCTTGCGGGCGGTGGCCGGTGACGAGGCGGCGTTCGAGTCGTTGCTTCGGCCGCTCCTCGAGCCGGGTTTGCGCCTCGCCCTCTCCATGCTGGGAGATCGGCGAGACGCCGAGGACGCCACCCAGGAGGCGCTGACCCGCGCCTGGCGGAAGCTTCACCAGCTACGGCCTGGGATGCCGGTACGTCCCTGGTTCTTCGCGATCGTCGCCAACCAGTGTCGAAACGTGCGGCGCACGCCATGGTTCCGCCTCACTTCTCTCGTTGAGGTCGTGGCCCGCCCAACGTCGCGGGAACCGGAGGTCGAACACATCGACCTGGAACGCGCCATGCAGCAACTCCCGTTGCCAGACCGCGGCGCGCTCTTTCTGCACTTTTACCTGGACCTCCCGATTGAAGAGGTTGCCGCCACACTCGGCGTCTCGCCGGCTGCCGCGAAATCGCGAATCTATCGGGCATGTCGCCGGCTCCGGCCGGCAGTCGCCCTGGAGGACTTGGAATGA
- a CDS encoding RDD family protein has product MSLAGAPAADSIDLASATGRALPRRLLALIVDTLVISLLDAVVNGTFGVTRVTSGIATTMGSGGFTSFTTQTTVDWPWLALLWVTYYAVLEGLFGASIGKRLAAVRVTDLQGRRIGPQAAIVRNLARLLDVLPFGYLLGGILTLATRQHQRLGDRLAGTIVAPVAAVTSPPLEPGVRRRRAVGVAAVTALLLVFCAGFAYFGRPPLVIEGAKNTSNGIFSEGVTSYTLGSPRWGTGEVTYPITYELARTSQTCRGFITLNWNGYLPGWRFSGSETQCSPRIYP; this is encoded by the coding sequence ATGAGTCTGGCCGGGGCTCCAGCGGCGGACTCAATCGACCTGGCTTCGGCAACCGGCCGAGCGCTTCCTCGCCGCTTGCTGGCCTTGATCGTCGACACGTTAGTGATCTCGCTGCTCGACGCGGTCGTCAACGGGACATTCGGCGTGACACGAGTCACCAGCGGAATCGCGACCACCATGGGCAGTGGCGGTTTTACCTCGTTCACGACGCAGACGACCGTTGACTGGCCGTGGCTGGCGCTGCTGTGGGTGACCTACTATGCCGTGCTGGAAGGCCTCTTCGGCGCTTCAATTGGAAAGCGTCTCGCCGCCGTGCGCGTCACCGATCTGCAGGGTCGACGCATCGGCCCGCAAGCGGCGATCGTCCGCAACCTCGCCCGCCTGCTCGATGTGTTGCCCTTCGGGTACTTACTGGGCGGCATACTGACGCTCGCCACGCGGCAGCATCAGCGGCTCGGCGACCGGTTGGCGGGAACGATCGTGGCGCCGGTCGCTGCCGTGACCAGCCCTCCGCTCGAACCGGGAGTGCGTCGCCGCCGAGCGGTCGGCGTGGCCGCGGTGACCGCCTTGCTTCTCGTGTTTTGCGCCGGGTTCGCGTACTTCGGCCGTCCCCCGCTCGTCATCGAAGGCGCCAAGAACACCAGCAACGGTATTTTCAGCGAGGGCGTCACGTCGTACACCCTGGGATCGCCGCGCTGGGGAACGGGTGAGGTCACCTATCCGATCACGTATGAGCTGGCGCGGACGAGCCAGACCTGCCGGGGCTTCATCACCCTGAACTGGAACGGGTATCTACCGGGCTGGCGGTTCAGCGGCAGTGAGACGCAGTGCTCGCCGCGAATCTATCCCTGA
- the folB gene encoding dihydroneopterin aldolase, with the protein MPTGRLILSGLTAFGYHGNNPAERKLGQVFTADLEVTLDSKKAAASDRVEDTISYPHLEKTARQILEGRPANLLETVAERIATALLKYPEVIQVTVRVSKRPPLPNLNTFTVEITRPAD; encoded by the coding sequence TTGCCAACCGGACGCCTGATTTTGTCCGGCCTAACGGCGTTCGGCTATCACGGCAACAACCCCGCCGAGCGCAAGCTGGGGCAGGTTTTCACGGCTGACCTCGAGGTCACCCTCGACAGCAAGAAAGCCGCCGCCAGCGACCGCGTCGAGGACACCATCAGCTACCCGCATCTCGAGAAAACCGCCCGTCAGATCCTCGAGGGCAGGCCAGCCAACCTGCTGGAGACGGTCGCCGAGCGGATCGCGACCGCCCTCCTGAAGTACCCCGAAGTGATCCAGGTCACCGTCCGCGTCAGCAAGCGCCCGCCCCTGCCGAACCTCAACACCTTTACCGTCGAGATCACGCGGCCGGCTGACTAA
- a CDS encoding GNAT family N-acetyltransferase: MPEEDDARTHVSTEAQIQAYKHIYSAEELKRFAEGKIEPSWELGNLRYAFVAELDGQIVGLADLTDLDDGWMLVEPIYVLPGRQRSGTGTLLWNRCKDAARYRNASGLRVWALRRNEIANCFYRKQGCQPKYEGELVIDQHHEAAIGYEFAFS, from the coding sequence ATGCCGGAGGAGGATGATGCTCGAACTCATGTGTCGACCGAGGCACAAATACAGGCCTACAAACACATCTACAGCGCCGAGGAACTGAAACGGTTTGCCGAAGGAAAAATCGAGCCCAGCTGGGAGTTAGGGAATTTGCGTTATGCCTTCGTCGCTGAATTGGATGGGCAAATCGTTGGATTGGCTGACCTTACGGATTTGGACGACGGCTGGATGCTCGTAGAGCCGATCTACGTATTGCCCGGTCGGCAACGCTCAGGGACTGGCACGCTGCTTTGGAACCGCTGCAAAGACGCAGCTCGTTATCGCAACGCCTCGGGCCTCAGGGTATGGGCACTAAGGCGAAACGAAATTGCGAACTGTTTTTATCGGAAACAGGGTTGCCAACCCAAATACGAAGGCGAGCTCGTTATCGACCAGCATCATGAAGCGGCCATCGGTTACGAGTTCGCCTTTTCGTAG
- the folD gene encoding bifunctional methylenetetrahydrofolate dehydrogenase/methenyltetrahydrofolate cyclohydrolase FolD, which yields MPARLIDGRAHARAIREELKLAVERHPNQRPPGITVIQVGDDLASTTYVRGKARAAEEVGFKSAIEHLHDISQADLNKRIQALAKDPTIDGILVQMPLPDGLDADDALEQIPPHKDVDGLHPYNAGRLAQGNPTFIPATPLGVLELLRRDGIDPTGKHAVVVGRSRLVGRPLALLLLQNHATVTITHSHTVDLASITRTADILVAATGKRGLITGDHVKPGAIVIDVGITRDPETGKLTGDVDRKSVELVAQALTPVPGGVGPMTIAMLLVNTYRAYRQHLGQA from the coding sequence ATGCCCGCCCGCCTGATCGACGGCCGCGCCCACGCGCGCGCCATCCGCGAAGAGTTGAAACTCGCCGTCGAGCGCCATCCCAACCAGCGCCCGCCCGGGATTACCGTCATCCAGGTCGGTGATGATCTCGCATCCACCACCTACGTCCGCGGCAAGGCGAGGGCCGCCGAAGAGGTCGGGTTCAAGTCCGCGATCGAGCATCTGCACGACATCAGCCAGGCCGACCTGAACAAGCGGATTCAGGCGCTAGCCAAGGACCCGACGATCGACGGCATTCTTGTCCAGATGCCACTGCCCGATGGCCTCGATGCTGATGACGCGCTCGAGCAAATCCCCCCACATAAAGATGTCGACGGCCTGCACCCCTACAATGCGGGCCGCCTCGCGCAGGGGAACCCAACCTTCATTCCGGCCACACCGCTGGGCGTGCTCGAGCTGCTCCGGCGCGACGGCATCGATCCCACCGGCAAGCATGCCGTCGTCGTCGGACGCTCCCGTCTCGTCGGGCGACCGCTGGCGTTGCTCCTTCTTCAGAACCACGCGACCGTCACGATCACCCACTCGCACACCGTCGACCTCGCCAGCATCACCAGGACCGCCGACATCCTGGTCGCCGCCACGGGCAAACGCGGCCTCATCACCGGCGACCATGTCAAGCCCGGCGCGATCGTGATCGACGTCGGCATCACCCGCGATCCCGAGACCGGCAAACTGACCGGCGATGTTGACCGCAAGAGCGTTGAGCTAGTGGCGCAGGCTCTGACCCCCGTTCCGGGTGGGGTCGGCCCCATGACCATCGCGATGCTGCTGGTCAACACCTACCGCGCCTACCGCCAGCACCTCGGCCAGGCGTGA
- a CDS encoding zinc-binding dehydrogenase, giving the protein MRAAVIERYGEPPVLRDVPEPKADGSSLVEVSAAPLNPVDISIAGGRFYAGSPPTPYVPGGEGIGRLQENGKAGPRVYFRAALPNGAMAERAVVSRGQTVPLPESVPDGVAAALGTPGIAAYLGLTRRAELKAGETILILGASGVLGTIAVQVARLLGAGRVIAAARDEHGLARAKDLGADATVDLKQADGLIDRIKEASAGQLNVVIDPVWGAPGVAAMEAMSAFGRFVQLGASAGQEAVVKSGVVRGRYLSVLGYNTFVVPWEDQAAAYGRLVDYVVAGQLKVEFEVLPLEAAPEAWKQQAASPHRKLVLAPQARR; this is encoded by the coding sequence ATGCGCGCCGCGGTGATCGAGCGATATGGCGAGCCACCGGTTCTTCGCGACGTCCCAGAACCGAAGGCCGATGGGTCGAGCCTGGTGGAGGTTTCCGCCGCGCCCCTAAATCCTGTCGACATCTCGATCGCAGGTGGAAGGTTTTACGCGGGTTCGCCGCCGACCCCGTATGTGCCGGGGGGCGAAGGCATCGGACGGCTTCAGGAGAATGGAAAGGCGGGACCACGCGTCTATTTCCGTGCTGCCCTTCCCAACGGCGCGATGGCCGAGCGCGCAGTGGTCAGCCGGGGTCAAACAGTACCGCTTCCGGAGAGCGTGCCTGACGGGGTAGCCGCGGCCTTGGGCACGCCAGGGATCGCCGCGTATCTCGGGCTCACCCGGCGCGCGGAGTTGAAGGCCGGGGAAACGATCCTCATTCTCGGCGCGAGCGGCGTCCTCGGCACGATTGCGGTCCAGGTGGCCCGCCTGCTCGGAGCGGGGCGCGTGATTGCCGCGGCCCGAGATGAGCACGGCCTGGCCCGTGCGAAAGACCTCGGGGCCGACGCGACCGTCGATCTGAAGCAGGCCGATGGGTTGATCGACCGCATCAAGGAAGCCAGCGCCGGGCAGCTCAATGTCGTGATCGATCCGGTCTGGGGGGCACCGGGCGTCGCGGCGATGGAGGCGATGAGTGCGTTCGGTCGATTCGTGCAACTCGGCGCGTCGGCCGGTCAGGAAGCCGTCGTGAAGTCAGGCGTCGTCCGCGGCCGTTATCTGTCAGTCCTCGGGTACAACACTTTCGTGGTGCCCTGGGAAGATCAGGCGGCAGCCTACGGTAGGCTGGTCGATTACGTAGTCGCGGGCCAGCTCAAGGTTGAGTTCGAGGTGCTGCCGCTCGAGGCAGCGCCCGAGGCCTGGAAGCAGCAGGCCGCTTCGCCGCACCGCAAACTGGTGCTCGCTCCGCAGGCCCGGCGCTAG
- a CDS encoding helix-turn-helix transcriptional regulator, with the protein MNVEVRATGLRAMREKKGLTQRELAHNLGISQNYIPALESGARRPGPKLRQALIKFFNVNFEDLFEVVMVNPESSAEQVLEPRDHRRAG; encoded by the coding sequence ATGAATGTCGAGGTTCGTGCGACCGGGCTGCGGGCAATGCGCGAGAAGAAGGGTCTGACACAGCGCGAGCTCGCACACAACCTGGGCATTAGCCAGAACTATATTCCGGCACTCGAGTCGGGGGCACGCCGGCCGGGCCCGAAACTGCGCCAAGCGTTGATCAAGTTTTTCAACGTGAACTTCGAGGACCTCTTCGAGGTGGTCATGGTGAACCCGGAGAGTTCTGCTGAGCAAGTGTTAGAGCCGCGCGATCATCGACGCGCGGGTTGA
- a CDS encoding Flp family type IVb pilin, translating into MKLPLLLERLLTALTTDKGQGMVEYALILVLIAVVVIVVLIILGNQVQNVFCNISGGLGT; encoded by the coding sequence ATGAAACTGCCTCTACTCCTCGAGCGACTCCTCACGGCGTTAACCACTGACAAAGGTCAGGGAATGGTCGAGTACGCGCTGATCCTGGTCCTCATCGCGGTGGTCGTGATCGTGGTCCTGATCATCCTCGGCAACCAGGTCCAGAACGTCTTCTGCAACATCTCCGGCGGACTGGGGACGTAG
- a CDS encoding alpha/beta fold hydrolase codes for MDERYRWPLVVAIAVILVGCSSPPPAALAPSARPAATPSALPAPAQQTLPPLAIFAMRQRDYPGSDLVIERTLVPGRNYQQYVASYQSDGLKIFALLTVPNGAKPASGWPVIIFNHGYIPPTVYRTTERYVAYVDAFARNGYVVFKPDYRGFGSSQGTPVSAYGSPNDTVDVLNAVTTMQRYANADPNRIGMWGHSMGGNITLRALVIDPRIKVAVIWAGVNATYKDLLENWHPIGGDRPPPSFSGGWPHNFTDSFGTPEQNPGFWDSISPMAYLADITAPIQLHHGTGDTEVPLQFSQTLANDLQAAGKPVELYTYAGADHNISGGFTLAMARSVAYFDRYLKG; via the coding sequence ATGGATGAGCGTTACCGTTGGCCGCTCGTCGTTGCGATCGCTGTAATCCTGGTCGGCTGCAGTAGCCCGCCACCGGCGGCACTCGCACCGAGCGCGCGCCCGGCTGCCACGCCGTCAGCCTTGCCAGCACCGGCGCAGCAGACGCTGCCGCCGCTGGCCATCTTCGCGATGCGGCAGCGCGATTACCCCGGCAGCGACCTGGTCATCGAGCGGACGCTCGTGCCGGGACGCAACTACCAGCAATACGTCGCCTCCTATCAGTCGGATGGGCTCAAGATCTTTGCGCTATTGACCGTCCCCAACGGCGCGAAGCCGGCGAGCGGCTGGCCGGTGATCATCTTCAACCACGGCTACATCCCGCCCACCGTCTACCGGACCACTGAGCGTTATGTCGCCTATGTCGATGCCTTTGCCCGCAACGGATATGTCGTGTTCAAGCCGGACTACCGCGGGTTCGGCAGCTCACAAGGCACGCCGGTCAGCGCGTACGGCTCGCCGAACGACACGGTCGACGTCCTGAATGCCGTAACCACGATGCAGCGTTACGCGAATGCCGACCCGAACCGAATCGGCATGTGGGGACATTCGATGGGCGGCAACATCACGCTGCGGGCCCTGGTGATCGATCCGCGGATCAAGGTGGCGGTCATCTGGGCCGGCGTCAACGCGACCTATAAGGATCTGCTGGAGAACTGGCATCCAATCGGCGGCGACCGCCCACCCCCGTCCTTTAGCGGCGGCTGGCCGCACAATTTCACCGACAGCTTCGGCACGCCCGAGCAGAATCCGGGCTTCTGGGACTCGATCTCCCCGATGGCCTACCTGGCCGACATCACCGCGCCGATCCAGCTGCACCATGGCACCGGCGACACCGAGGTGCCGCTGCAGTTTTCACAGACGTTAGCGAATGATCTTCAGGCCGCCGGCAAACCCGTGGAGCTTTACACGTACGCCGGAGCCGATCACAACATCTCGGGGGGCTTCACCCTGGCGATGGCGCGATCGGTTGCGTACTTCGATCGCTATCTCAAGGGCTAA
- a CDS encoding helix-turn-helix transcriptional regulator, which produces MKVEVRATGLKAMPEKRGLTQRKLANDLGISQNCIPAIEGGARKAGPKLQAQMVKYFGCPFQELFEVVLVNQETKHEQVLAPRD; this is translated from the coding sequence GTGAAGGTCGAGGTTCGCGCCACGGGTCTGAAGGCGATGCCCGAGAAGCGCGGGCTAACCCAGCGCAAGCTTGCCAACGACCTGGGCATCTCCCAGAACTGCATTCCTGCTATTGAGGGCGGAGCGCGCAAGGCTGGGCCAAAGCTTCAGGCGCAGATGGTGAAGTACTTTGGTTGCCCCTTTCAGGAGTTGTTTGAGGTCGTGCTGGTCAACCAGGAGACCAAGCATGAACAGGTGCTTGCGCCCCGGGATTGA
- a CDS encoding cation diffusion facilitator family transporter, whose product MDHAQPRGIVRPSKAGAALYSVLVNIVLIAAKLLVGLLTGSVAILADAAHSFLDLSASIFAYAGIQTAAKPADEDHAWGHAKAENISSLIQMFLLGATCIAIVIESVRRLVVPGTVRVAWYSFVVVLAAVIIDIVVSRYLQSVSRVHGGSAALEADALHFASDLWASLAVLVGITLVAVFNFQIADPLAGVAVAIIIGTTAIEQGRRTTQVLLDAMPDRPTLAAIERILKSDPRLHGYHALRARQAGKHVLLDVSVHVDGNLSLAQAHEVGHAVSERIQRELPVVTDAVVHVEPVDDEAHG is encoded by the coding sequence ATGGACCACGCTCAGCCACGGGGGATTGTCCGACCCAGCAAGGCCGGGGCAGCCCTCTACTCGGTTCTCGTCAATATCGTCCTGATCGCGGCCAAGCTGCTGGTGGGCTTGCTGACGGGCAGCGTCGCGATCCTCGCCGACGCCGCGCATTCCTTCCTGGACCTGTCGGCCAGCATCTTCGCCTACGCCGGCATCCAGACGGCGGCCAAGCCGGCCGACGAGGACCACGCCTGGGGCCACGCCAAGGCGGAGAACATCTCGAGCCTGATCCAGATGTTCCTCCTGGGCGCCACCTGCATCGCGATCGTGATCGAGTCGGTGCGGCGGCTCGTGGTTCCCGGGACAGTGCGGGTCGCCTGGTATTCCTTCGTGGTGGTCCTCGCTGCGGTGATCATCGACATCGTGGTCAGCCGCTACTTACAGAGCGTCTCGCGGGTCCACGGTGGTAGCGCCGCCCTCGAAGCAGATGCGCTCCATTTCGCCTCAGATCTCTGGGCGTCGCTTGCGGTGCTGGTCGGCATCACGTTGGTGGCCGTCTTCAATTTCCAGATTGCGGATCCTCTGGCCGGGGTTGCTGTCGCGATCATCATCGGGACCACCGCGATCGAGCAGGGACGCCGGACGACCCAGGTGCTGCTCGATGCGATGCCCGATCGACCGACGCTCGCCGCTATTGAGCGCATCCTCAAGAGCGATCCGCGCCTGCACGGGTATCACGCGCTCCGCGCACGCCAGGCGGGTAAGCATGTCCTGCTGGACGTCTCGGTCCACGTCGATGGGAACTTATCCCTGGCCCAGGCGCACGAGGTCGGTCATGCCGTCTCGGAGCGGATCCAGCGGGAGCTGCCGGTGGTCACGGACGCGGTCGTCCACGTGGAGCCGGTCGATGACGAGGCTCACGGCTGA
- a CDS encoding Panacea domain-containing protein, whose protein sequence is MDTRGNRFYHETHEPDRRKAKELVLLIASLTADDPNFGAVKFNKALCHADFSMFFRTGKPITGLPYQKNNLGPTLVTLLPLAEELEEQRRIDIKQPRESYEVRRYIALEEPDVSLFSPEELLAVVRAIKRVRDLSANEASDLSHEFPGWAHAEMFETIPYESVFWVDRPLTQEEIAYARKLDQADATPATR, encoded by the coding sequence ATGGATACACGCGGCAACCGCTTCTATCACGAGACACACGAGCCGGACAGGCGGAAAGCTAAGGAGTTAGTCCTCCTTATAGCGTCGCTTACGGCTGACGACCCAAATTTCGGGGCTGTCAAATTCAACAAGGCCTTGTGCCACGCGGACTTCAGCATGTTCTTTAGGACAGGCAAGCCGATCACCGGTCTGCCCTATCAGAAGAACAACCTTGGACCGACCCTCGTGACTTTGCTTCCCCTTGCCGAGGAACTCGAAGAGCAGCGTCGTATCGACATCAAGCAACCGAGGGAGTCTTACGAGGTACGACGCTATATCGCCCTAGAGGAGCCGGACGTAAGCCTCTTTTCGCCGGAGGAGCTGCTTGCTGTCGTCCGGGCTATCAAGCGTGTCCGAGACTTGTCGGCTAATGAGGCCAGCGATCTTTCGCATGAATTCCCGGGATGGGCGCACGCCGAGATGTTCGAAACAATCCCGTACGAGTCCGTGTTCTGGGTGGACCGACCACTCACCCAGGAGGAGATCGCCTACGCCCGCAAGCTCGATCAGGCTGACGCGACGCCAGCAACTCGATAG
- a CDS encoding folylpolyglutamate synthase/dihydrofolate synthase family protein gives MTYQESLDYLTSLGRFGIKLGLERTEALLHALGAPQDLFQGVLVAGTNGKGSVCAMVSSILQAAGYRVGLMPKPHLVSYTERIQVDQRPIAEADFAALLTELQPAINKVAAELGPPTEFEILTSAAFYYFARAGIDLLVCEVGLGGRLDSTNVLDLGVNVITNIALDHTQHLGSTLEAIAAEKAGILKPDSIAITGAQPPALAVIEAKARDQRIPLLRLGQEIGVSPIDKDWAGVEATITTPRGTYRDLRIPLLGIYQADNAALAVASIDALRSRGWDISDGALRDGLARTRWPGRLEVIDRDPIVLVDGAHNPAGLERSLEAVQKLAKSRPLVIVFGAMRDKDLSSMLALLHRVNAPVIFSRIDWHRAEAPSELAKRFEGESETAESSAEALNRAREKAGRDGIVFVCGSLYLVGEVKSSPVRMPA, from the coding sequence GTGACGTACCAGGAATCGCTCGACTACCTGACGTCGCTGGGTCGCTTCGGTATCAAACTCGGTCTGGAGCGAACCGAGGCACTGCTGCACGCGCTCGGCGCCCCGCAGGATCTGTTCCAGGGTGTGCTTGTCGCGGGGACCAATGGGAAGGGTTCGGTTTGCGCGATGGTGTCGAGCATCCTGCAGGCGGCGGGGTATCGCGTCGGCCTGATGCCGAAGCCTCACCTCGTCTCCTACACCGAGCGAATCCAGGTCGACCAGCGGCCGATCGCCGAGGCAGATTTCGCGGCGCTGCTCACGGAGCTGCAGCCCGCTATTAATAAGGTTGCGGCGGAACTCGGCCCGCCCACCGAGTTCGAGATCCTGACCAGCGCGGCCTTCTACTACTTCGCCCGCGCGGGCATTGACCTGCTGGTCTGCGAGGTTGGCCTCGGCGGGCGGCTCGACTCCACCAACGTGCTCGATCTCGGCGTCAACGTAATCACCAACATCGCGCTCGACCACACCCAGCACCTGGGATCGACGCTGGAGGCGATCGCCGCGGAAAAGGCGGGCATCCTCAAGCCGGACAGCATCGCGATCACGGGCGCGCAGCCGCCGGCCCTTGCGGTCATCGAGGCGAAGGCGCGCGACCAGCGCATCCCGCTGCTGCGTCTCGGCCAGGAGATCGGGGTGAGTCCCATCGACAAAGACTGGGCGGGCGTGGAGGCGACGATCACCACGCCGCGCGGTACGTATCGGGACCTCCGCATCCCGCTACTCGGCATATATCAAGCTGACAATGCCGCCCTCGCCGTGGCGTCGATCGACGCGCTGCGCTCGCGCGGGTGGGACATCTCCGACGGCGCGCTCCGCGACGGGCTGGCCCGCACGCGCTGGCCCGGCCGGCTCGAGGTCATCGACCGCGATCCGATCGTGCTCGTCGACGGCGCGCACAACCCCGCCGGGCTGGAGCGGTCGCTGGAAGCGGTTCAGAAATTAGCGAAAAGCCGCCCGCTCGTGATCGTCTTCGGGGCGATGCGGGACAAGGACCTCTCATCGATGCTCGCGCTGCTCCACCGCGTCAATGCTCCGGTGATCTTCTCCCGAATCGATTGGCACCGCGCGGAGGCACCCAGTGAGCTGGCCAAACGGTTCGAGGGCGAATCTGAAACAGCGGAATCCTCAGCCGAGGCGCTCAACCGCGCGCGAGAGAAGGCGGGACGCGACGGCATCGTCTTCGTCTGCGGCTCGCTTTACCTGGTTGGCGAGGTAAAGTCCAGCCCCGTGCGAATGCCAGCCTGA